One window of Pseudomonas sp. ML2-2023-3 genomic DNA carries:
- the purT gene encoding formate-dependent phosphoribosylglycinamide formyltransferase → MTRIGTPLSPTATRVLLCGCGELGKEVVIELQRLGVEVIAVDRYANAPAMQVAHRSHVINMLDGAALRAVIEAEKPHFIVPEIEAIATATLVELEAEGFTVIPTARATSLTMNREGIRRLAAEELDLPTSPYHFADTFEDYSAAVLDLGFPCVVKPVMSSSGKGQSLLRSTDDVKAAWDYAQEGGRAGKGRVIVEGFIDFDYEITLLTVRHIGGTTFCAPVGHRQEKGDYQESWQPQAMSPIALAESERVAKAVTEALGGRGLFGVELFIKGDQVWFSEVSPRPHDTGLVTLISQDLSQFALHARAILGLPIPLIRQFGPSASAVILVEGQSTQTAFSNLGAALSEPDTALRLFGKPEVNGQRRMGVALARDESIEAARAKATRAAKAVVVEL, encoded by the coding sequence ATGACCCGTATCGGAACCCCACTGTCGCCGACCGCGACCCGCGTATTGCTGTGTGGCTGCGGCGAACTGGGCAAAGAAGTTGTCATCGAATTGCAGCGTCTGGGGGTCGAAGTGATCGCTGTCGATCGCTATGCCAACGCACCGGCCATGCAGGTTGCCCATCGCAGCCACGTCATCAATATGCTCGATGGCGCAGCCTTGCGTGCCGTGATCGAAGCAGAAAAGCCGCACTTTATTGTTCCTGAAATCGAAGCCATTGCCACCGCGACCCTGGTTGAGCTGGAAGCCGAAGGCTTTACCGTCATTCCGACCGCCCGCGCCACTTCGCTGACCATGAACCGAGAAGGCATTCGACGTCTGGCGGCAGAAGAGTTGGACCTGCCAACCTCGCCGTATCACTTTGCCGATACCTTTGAAGACTACAGCGCCGCCGTGCTGGACCTGGGCTTCCCGTGTGTGGTCAAGCCGGTGATGAGCTCGTCGGGCAAGGGCCAGAGCCTGCTGCGCAGCACTGATGATGTGAAAGCTGCCTGGGACTACGCACAAGAAGGCGGTCGTGCGGGCAAGGGGCGGGTCATTGTCGAAGGCTTTATCGACTTCGACTACGAAATCACCCTGCTGACCGTACGCCACATCGGTGGCACCACGTTCTGCGCGCCGGTCGGTCACCGTCAGGAGAAGGGCGACTACCAGGAGTCCTGGCAGCCGCAGGCCATGAGCCCGATTGCTCTGGCCGAGTCCGAGCGTGTTGCCAAAGCCGTGACCGAGGCGCTGGGCGGCCGCGGCCTGTTTGGCGTTGAGCTGTTCATTAAGGGCGATCAGGTGTGGTTCAGCGAAGTCTCGCCGCGCCCGCACGATACCGGTCTGGTTACGCTGATTTCCCAGGACTTGTCCCAGTTCGCCCTGCATGCACGAGCGATTCTGGGCTTGCCGATTCCGCTGATCCGTCAGTTCGGGCCATCGGCCTCGGCGGTGATTCTGGTGGAAGGGCAGTCGACCCAGACTGCGTTCTCCAACCTGGGTGCGGCCTTGAGCGAGCCGGATACGGCCTTGCGCCTGTTCGGCAAGCCAGAGGTCAATGGCCAGCGCCGCATGGGCGTGGCCCTGGCCCGTGATGAGTCGATTGAAGCTGCACGCGCCAAGGCGACCCGTGCAGCCAAGGCTGTAGTGGTCGAGCTGTAA
- a CDS encoding VUT family protein, translating into MLFLIAYIASVVLINFAFSTAPHLDIIWSAWGGLVFVLRDMVQTRFGHGALLAMLAALVLSYITSDPSIALASATAFAVSECIDWLVFSITKRPLHDRLWISSALSIPIDTFIFFGMIDAFTPGVILIAMASKFAGVTCVWLAMAWRLRKAAV; encoded by the coding sequence ATGCTGTTTCTTATCGCTTATATCGCCAGCGTCGTGCTGATCAACTTCGCGTTCTCAACGGCGCCGCACCTGGACATTATCTGGTCGGCCTGGGGCGGGCTGGTGTTTGTTTTGCGCGACATGGTGCAAACCCGCTTTGGCCACGGTGCGCTGTTGGCCATGCTGGCGGCACTGGTGCTGTCATACATCACCTCTGACCCTTCGATTGCCCTGGCCAGCGCCACCGCGTTCGCCGTCTCCGAATGCATCGACTGGCTGGTGTTCAGCATCACCAAGCGACCCTTGCATGACCGCTTGTGGATCAGCTCTGCGCTGAGTATCCCGATTGATACCTTTATCTTTTTCGGCATGATCGATGCGTTTACCCCGGGCGTGATTCTCATCGCCATGGCGTCGAAATTTGCCGGAGTGACCTGTGTGTGGCTGGCAATGGCCTGGCGACTGCGCAAAGCCGCCGTTTAG
- a CDS encoding DUF1289 domain-containing protein — MTEVERPVASPCVNICALDDDDVCSGCQRTVAEITRWSRMTNVERREVLVLCHERAKSSGLVWMQGAST; from the coding sequence ATGACTGAAGTGGAGCGCCCGGTCGCCTCTCCCTGTGTGAACATTTGCGCATTGGATGACGACGATGTGTGCAGTGGTTGTCAGCGTACCGTGGCTGAAATCACCCGTTGGAGCCGCATGACCAACGTCGAGCGCCGGGAAGTGCTGGTGCTGTGTCATGAGCGGGCCAAGTCCAGTGGCCTGGTGTGGATGCAGGGCGCCAGTACCTGA
- a CDS encoding gamma carbonic anhydrase family protein: MKYSLGDSLVETHPESWTAPNATLIGKVRLEEGASVWFNAVLRGDNELILIGKNSNVQDGAVMHTDMGYPLTLGTGVTIGHNAMLHGCTVGDYSLIGINAVILNGARIGKHCIIGANSLIGEGKEIPDGSLVMGSPGKVVRDLTDEQKKLLEASAAHYVQNGQRYARDLKVQSND, from the coding sequence ATGAAATACAGCCTGGGCGACTCGCTCGTCGAAACCCATCCAGAAAGCTGGACCGCGCCCAACGCCACCCTGATCGGCAAGGTGCGCCTGGAGGAGGGTGCCAGTGTCTGGTTCAACGCCGTGTTGCGCGGTGATAACGAGCTGATCCTGATTGGCAAGAACAGTAACGTGCAAGATGGCGCGGTGATGCATACCGATATGGGCTACCCGCTGACCCTGGGGACGGGGGTGACCATTGGCCATAACGCCATGTTGCATGGTTGCACGGTGGGAGATTACAGCCTGATCGGGATCAATGCAGTCATCCTCAATGGCGCCAGAATCGGCAAGCATTGCATCATTGGCGCCAACTCGCTGATTGGCGAAGGCAAGGAAATCCCGGACGGTTCTCTGGTCATGGGGTCGCCGGGCAAGGTGGTGCGTGACTTGACCGACGAACAGAAAAAACTGCTGGAGGCCAGTGCCGCGCATTACGTGCAGAACGGCCAGCGTTATGCCCGTGATTTGAAGGTGCAGAGCAATGACTGA
- a CDS encoding CoA pyrophosphatase yields MLDELLGRVSRYTPRTLETERNFPEAAVLLPVTRSAEPELILTLRASGLSTHGGEVAFPGGRRDPEDPDLVFTALREAEEEIGLPPGLVEVIGPLSPLISLHGIRVTPYVGLVPDYVEYLANDAEIAAVFSVPLEFFRQDPREHTHRIDYQGRSWYVPSYRFGVYKIWGLTAIMIVELMNLLYDDVNINLHTPPERSIPI; encoded by the coding sequence ATGCTGGACGAGCTGCTTGGCCGTGTAAGCCGCTACACCCCGCGCACGCTGGAAACGGAACGGAATTTCCCCGAGGCTGCCGTGCTGTTGCCGGTGACGCGCAGCGCTGAACCCGAACTGATTCTGACCCTGCGTGCCAGCGGGTTGTCGACCCACGGCGGTGAAGTGGCTTTCCCGGGCGGGCGCCGCGATCCTGAAGACCCGGATCTGGTATTTACCGCCCTGCGTGAGGCCGAAGAAGAGATCGGTCTGCCGCCCGGGCTGGTCGAAGTCATCGGGCCGCTGAGCCCTTTGATTTCGTTGCACGGTATCCGTGTAACGCCCTACGTTGGCCTCGTCCCGGACTACGTTGAATACCTGGCCAACGACGCCGAAATTGCTGCCGTGTTCAGCGTACCTCTGGAGTTTTTTCGCCAGGACCCCCGTGAGCACACCCATCGCATCGATTATCAGGGGCGCAGCTGGTATGTGCCGAGCTACCGTTTTGGGGTTTATAAAATCTGGGGGCTCACGGCAATCATGATCGTTGAGCTGATGAACCTGCTGTACGACGACGTCAATATCAATCTGCATACCCCGCCTGAGCGTTCCATTCCAATCTAG
- a CDS encoding NUDIX hydrolase, which translates to MKFCSQCGHSVSQHIPQGDSRLRYVCDHCQTIHYQNPNIVAGCLPTWGTQVLLCRRAIEPRKGYWTLPAGFMENGETVENAARRETLEEACAAVENLNIYTLIDVPHINQVHIFYRAELQSLDFSAGEESLEVRLFEEADIPWSELAFRTVSRTLECFFADRRDNTYPVRSEAVAPLSSLIKPQQ; encoded by the coding sequence ATGAAATTTTGCAGCCAGTGCGGCCACTCCGTCAGCCAACACATCCCTCAAGGCGATTCACGCCTGCGGTATGTGTGCGACCACTGCCAGACCATTCACTATCAGAACCCGAATATCGTTGCCGGCTGCCTGCCGACCTGGGGCACACAAGTGCTGTTGTGCCGTCGCGCCATCGAGCCGCGCAAAGGCTACTGGACGCTGCCCGCAGGTTTCATGGAAAACGGCGAGACGGTCGAAAATGCAGCCCGACGTGAAACCCTCGAAGAAGCCTGCGCTGCAGTTGAAAACCTGAATATCTACACCCTGATCGATGTACCGCACATTAATCAGGTGCATATTTTTTATCGTGCCGAGCTGCAAAGCCTCGATTTTTCAGCCGGTGAAGAGAGCCTTGAAGTCCGGCTTTTTGAAGAAGCTGACATCCCTTGGTCAGAGCTGGCTTTCCGCACGGTCAGCCGTACCCTAGAATGTTTTTTCGCTGACCGCCGGGACAACACCTACCCCGTGCGCAGCGAGGCTGTAGCGCCCCTGTCCAGCCTGATCAAACCCCAACAATAA
- a CDS encoding murein L,D-transpeptidase family protein produces the protein MRWLLAALCFSFAVTCQASVVITVNGKPVDKNQVLQSTPSAPSAHAGQSIDKVLVLKSARKLQLISDGKPIKTYRISLGKQPKGPKMREGDKRTPEGLYWVDWRKKSDKFNLAMHINYPNISDAATARREGVNPGSMIMIHGTPDSEENPEELFHTLDWTDGCIAMKNHEMREVWNLVKDGTMVEIRP, from the coding sequence ATGCGTTGGTTGCTCGCTGCTCTTTGCTTTTCATTTGCCGTTACCTGCCAGGCTTCTGTTGTCATCACCGTAAACGGCAAACCCGTCGATAAGAATCAGGTACTCCAGTCAACCCCATCGGCACCCTCTGCGCACGCCGGGCAAAGTATCGACAAGGTTCTTGTGCTCAAGTCTGCCCGCAAGTTGCAACTGATCAGCGATGGCAAACCGATCAAGACCTACCGCATCTCCCTGGGCAAACAACCCAAGGGGCCAAAAATGCGCGAGGGAGACAAACGCACACCTGAGGGGCTGTACTGGGTCGACTGGCGCAAAAAAAGCGACAAGTTCAACCTGGCCATGCACATCAACTACCCCAATATCAGCGACGCGGCCACCGCCCGGCGTGAAGGCGTGAACCCCGGGTCGATGATCATGATCCACGGCACGCCGGACAGCGAAGAAAACCCTGAAGAACTGTTCCACACCCTGGACTGGACCGATGGCTGCATCGCAATGAAAAACCACGAAATGCGCGAAGTCTGGAACCTGGTCAAGGACGGCACGATGGTTGAAATCCGCCCTTAG
- a CDS encoding YqfO family protein: MYKLSFFVPPSHVDVVKNAVFAAGGGRIGNYDHCAWQTLGQGQFRALDGSQPFIGQTGQVEYVGEWKVELVVADDLVHDVVAALKHSHPYETPAYEVWRLADL, encoded by the coding sequence ATGTACAAGCTCAGCTTCTTCGTTCCCCCAAGCCACGTGGACGTGGTCAAAAATGCCGTATTCGCCGCCGGTGGCGGACGAATCGGCAATTATGACCACTGCGCCTGGCAGACCTTGGGCCAGGGCCAGTTTCGCGCGCTGGACGGCAGTCAGCCGTTTATCGGGCAAACCGGCCAGGTCGAATATGTCGGGGAATGGAAAGTTGAGCTGGTCGTCGCAGACGATCTTGTCCACGACGTGGTGGCTGCGCTCAAGCACAGCCACCCGTATGAAACGCCCGCTTATGAAGTGTGGCGTTTGGCTGATCTCTAG
- the purL gene encoding phosphoribosylformylglycinamidine synthase, which translates to MLILRGAPALSAFRHSKLLVQLSLKVPAVTGLYAEFAHFAETTGELTSDEQQVLARLLKYGPSVPVQEPSGRLFLVLPRFGTISPWSSKASDIARNCGLAKVQRLERGIAFYVAGQFSDADAELIGAALHDRMTQIVLGNLEQASGLFSHAEPKPLTAIDVLGGGRAALEKANVELGLALAEDEIDYLVNAFNGLGRNPHDIELMMFAQANSEHCRHKIFNASWDIDGQSQDKSLFGMIKNTYVMHSEGVLSAYKDNASVIVGSVAGRFFPDPETRQYGAVQEPVHILMKVETHNHPTAIAPFPGAATGSGGEIRDEGATGRGAKPKAGLTGFTVSNLQIPGFVQPWEVPYGKPERIVTALDIMIEGPLGGAAFNNEFGRPALTGYFRTFEQSITTPRGEEVRGYHKPIMLAGGMGNIRAEHVQKAEITVGSKLIVLGGPAMLIGLGGGAASSMATGASSADLDFASVQRENPEMERRCQEVIDRCWQLGDKNPISFIHDVGAGGLSNAFPELVNDGERGGRFELRNIPNDEPGMAPHEIWSNESQERYVLAVGVEDFDRFQAICERERCPFAVVGEATAEPQLTVTDSHFGNNPVDMPLEVLLGKAPRMHRSAVREAELGDDFDPAALNIGECVERVLHHPAVASKSFLITIGDRTITGLVARDQMVGPWQVPVADVAVTATSFDVYTGEAMAMGERTPLALLDAPASGRMAIGETLTNIAASRIGKISDIKLSANWMSAAGHPGEDARLYDTVKAVGMELCPELGITIPVGKDSMSMQTRWSEEGTDKTVTSPLSLVVTGFAPVLDVRQTLTPVLRMDKGLTDLVLIDLGRGQNRMGASILAQTYGKLGKQAPDVDDAEDLKAFFAVIQGLNADGHLLAYHDRSDGGLLTSVMEMAFAGHCGVNLVLDGLAETAADIPAILFNEELGAVIQVRQDSMADILAQFSAAGLGDCVSVIGQPRNCDDVSIEFNGETVFEGQRRLLQRQWAETSYQIQRMRDNAECAEQEFAVLLEEDNPGLSVKLSFDVNENISAPYIKTGIRPQVAVLREQGVNGQVEMAAAFDRAGFNAIDVHMSDILAGRVDLNEFKGLVACGGFSYGDVLGAGEGWAKSALFNARARDAFQSFFERTDSFSLGVCNGCQMMSNLSELIPGSELWPHFVRNRSEQFEARVAMVQVQESNSIFLQGMAGSRMPIAIAHGEGHAEFASEEAMLQADLSGSVALRFVDNHGKVTENYPANPNGSPRGITGLTSSDGRVTIMMPHPERVFRAVQNSWRPEEWNEDAPWLRMFRNARAWVN; encoded by the coding sequence ATGTTGATCCTGCGCGGCGCTCCTGCCCTTTCTGCCTTTCGCCACAGCAAACTCCTTGTACAACTGAGCCTGAAGGTTCCGGCTGTCACTGGTTTGTATGCTGAATTCGCCCACTTTGCCGAAACGACCGGTGAGCTGACCAGCGATGAACAGCAGGTACTGGCTCGTCTCCTGAAGTACGGTCCAAGCGTACCGGTCCAAGAGCCGAGCGGCCGACTGTTCCTGGTGTTGCCGCGGTTTGGCACCATTTCCCCCTGGTCCAGCAAGGCCAGCGACATTGCCCGCAACTGTGGCCTGGCTAAAGTCCAGCGCCTGGAGCGAGGCATTGCGTTCTACGTGGCTGGCCAGTTCAGCGACGCTGATGCCGAGCTGATTGGTGCTGCACTGCATGACCGCATGACGCAAATCGTGCTGGGTAATCTCGAGCAGGCCAGCGGTCTGTTCAGTCACGCCGAGCCCAAGCCGCTGACAGCGATTGACGTGCTGGGTGGCGGTCGCGCCGCGCTGGAAAAAGCCAACGTCGAGTTGGGTCTGGCACTGGCTGAAGACGAAATCGACTATCTGGTCAACGCCTTCAATGGTTTGGGTCGCAACCCGCACGACATCGAACTGATGATGTTTGCCCAGGCCAACTCCGAGCATTGCCGTCACAAGATCTTCAACGCCAGTTGGGATATTGACGGCCAGAGCCAGGACAAAAGCCTGTTTGGCATGATCAAGAACACCTACGTGATGCACAGCGAGGGCGTTCTGTCTGCTTATAAGGACAACGCTTCGGTCATCGTAGGCAGTGTTGCCGGGCGTTTCTTCCCGGACCCTGAAACCCGCCAGTACGGCGCGGTGCAGGAGCCTGTACACATCCTGATGAAGGTCGAAACTCACAACCACCCAACCGCAATCGCCCCGTTCCCGGGTGCTGCGACCGGTTCCGGTGGCGAGATTCGTGACGAAGGCGCAACCGGTCGTGGTGCCAAGCCCAAGGCTGGCCTGACCGGCTTTACCGTATCCAACCTGCAGATCCCAGGCTTTGTACAGCCGTGGGAAGTGCCGTACGGCAAGCCAGAGCGCATTGTTACCGCGCTGGACATCATGATCGAAGGCCCTCTGGGCGGTGCTGCGTTCAACAACGAATTCGGTCGTCCGGCCCTGACCGGTTACTTCCGTACCTTCGAGCAGTCCATCACGACTCCCCGCGGCGAAGAAGTCCGTGGTTACCACAAGCCCATCATGCTGGCTGGCGGCATGGGCAACATCCGCGCCGAACACGTGCAGAAAGCCGAAATCACGGTTGGCTCCAAGCTGATCGTGCTCGGTGGCCCGGCGATGTTGATCGGCCTGGGCGGCGGCGCGGCTTCCTCGATGGCCACCGGCGCAAGCTCGGCTGACCTGGACTTCGCTTCGGTTCAGCGCGAAAACCCGGAAATGGAACGTCGTTGCCAGGAAGTGATCGACCGTTGCTGGCAGCTGGGCGACAAAAACCCGATCAGCTTCATCCACGACGTGGGTGCGGGCGGTCTGTCCAACGCTTTCCCGGAGTTGGTGAACGACGGTGAGCGTGGCGGTCGTTTTGAACTGCGCAATATTCCAAACGACGAGCCGGGCATGGCCCCGCACGAAATCTGGAGCAACGAATCCCAGGAACGTTACGTTCTGGCCGTGGGCGTCGAAGATTTCGACCGCTTCCAGGCGATTTGCGAACGCGAGCGTTGCCCGTTTGCCGTCGTCGGCGAAGCCACTGCCGAGCCGCAACTGACCGTCACCGACAGCCACTTCGGCAACAACCCGGTGGACATGCCACTGGAAGTGTTGCTGGGCAAGGCGCCGCGCATGCACCGTTCAGCAGTGCGTGAAGCAGAGCTGGGCGATGATTTCGACCCGGCAGCGCTGAACATCGGTGAATGTGTTGAACGCGTCCTGCATCACCCGGCTGTAGCGAGCAAGAGCTTCCTGATCACCATCGGCGACCGTACCATCACCGGCCTGGTTGCTCGCGACCAGATGGTGGGTCCGTGGCAGGTGCCTGTGGCTGACGTTGCCGTCACCGCCACCAGCTTCGACGTCTACACCGGTGAAGCCATGGCCATGGGCGAGCGTACTCCGCTGGCACTGCTGGATGCCCCGGCATCGGGCCGCATGGCGATCGGCGAAACCCTGACCAACATCGCAGCTTCGCGGATCGGCAAGATCAGTGACATCAAGCTGTCTGCCAACTGGATGTCCGCTGCTGGTCACCCGGGTGAAGACGCCCGCCTGTACGACACCGTTAAAGCGGTCGGCATGGAGCTGTGCCCTGAGCTGGGCATCACCATTCCGGTGGGCAAGGACTCGATGTCCATGCAAACCCGCTGGAGCGAAGAGGGTACTGACAAGACGGTCACCTCGCCGCTGTCGTTGGTCGTTACCGGTTTTGCCCCGGTGCTCGATGTGCGCCAGACCCTGACCCCCGTGCTGCGCATGGACAAGGGCCTGACCGATCTGGTTCTGATCGATCTGGGTCGTGGCCAAAACCGTATGGGCGCCTCCATCCTGGCTCAAACCTACGGCAAGCTGGGTAAACAGGCTCCCGACGTGGATGACGCAGAAGACCTCAAGGCTTTCTTCGCCGTGATCCAGGGCTTGAATGCCGACGGCCATCTGCTGGCTTACCACGACCGTTCCGACGGTGGTTTGCTGACCAGCGTGATGGAAATGGCGTTTGCCGGTCACTGTGGTGTCAACCTGGTCCTCGACGGCCTGGCTGAAACCGCTGCCGACATTCCTGCGATCCTGTTCAACGAAGAGTTGGGTGCAGTGATCCAGGTTCGCCAGGACTCCATGGCAGACATCCTTGCGCAGTTCAGCGCTGCCGGTTTGGGCGACTGCGTATCGGTCATTGGCCAGCCGCGCAACTGTGACGATGTAAGCATCGAGTTCAATGGCGAGACCGTGTTTGAAGGTCAGCGCCGTCTGCTGCAACGTCAGTGGGCTGAAACCAGCTACCAGATCCAGCGTATGCGCGACAACGCCGAGTGCGCGGAGCAAGAGTTCGCCGTGTTGCTTGAAGAAGACAATCCGGGCCTGAGCGTCAAGCTGAGCTTTGATGTCAACGAGAACATCAGCGCGCCGTACATCAAGACAGGCATTCGCCCTCAAGTGGCCGTACTGCGTGAGCAGGGTGTAAACGGTCAGGTTGAAATGGCAGCGGCGTTCGATCGCGCCGGCTTCAATGCCATCGACGTCCACATGAGCGACATTCTGGCCGGCCGTGTCGACCTGAACGAGTTCAAGGGCCTGGTTGCCTGCGGTGGTTTCTCCTACGGAGACGTGCTGGGTGCCGGTGAAGGCTGGGCCAAGTCGGCTCTGTTCAATGCCCGTGCCCGTGATGCGTTCCAGAGCTTCTTTGAGCGTACCGACAGCTTCTCCCTGGGTGTGTGCAACGGTTGCCAGATGATGTCCAACCTGAGCGAATTGATTCCGGGCAGCGAGCTGTGGCCACACTTCGTGCGCAACCGCTCCGAGCAGTTCGAAGCCCGTGTGGCGATGGTCCAGGTGCAGGAGTCGAACTCGATCTTCCTGCAGGGCATGGCCGGTTCGCGCATGCCAATCGCCATTGCTCACGGTGAAGGTCATGCCGAGTTCGCCAGCGAAGAAGCCATGCTGCAAGCGGATCTGTCCGGTTCTGTGGCGCTGCGTTTCGTCGACAACCACGGCAAGGTCACTGAAAACTACCCGGCCAACCCGAACGGCTCGCCGCGCGGGATTACCGGCCTGACCAGCAGTGACGGGCGTGTCACCATCATGATGCCGCACCCTGAGCGTGTCTTCCGCGCCGTGCAGAACTCGTGGCGTCCAGAAGAGTGGAACGAAGATGCGCCGTGGTTGCGCATGTTCCGTAACGCTCGTGCTTGGGTCAATTAA
- the mltF gene encoding membrane-bound lytic murein transglycosylase MltF — protein sequence MFSLTVFRQRCARWLFATGLFLMLGACVEKPSTLERVKEDGVLRVITRNSPATYFEDRNGETGFEYELVKRFADDLGVELKIETADNLDEMFNQLSQPDGPVLAAAGLVSSEKRLQQAKFSHPYLEVTPQIIYRNGQSRPTSPADLVGKRITVLKGSSHAEQLAELKKQYPGIEYDESDAVEVVDLLRMVDEGQIDLTLVDSNEVAMNQVYFPNVRVAFDLGDARSQRWAVAAGEDNSLLNEINAYLDKVEKNGTLQRLKDRYYGHVDVLGYVGAYTFAQHLQQRLPKYEKFFKDAAKKEQIDWRLLAAMGYQESLWQPTVTSKTGVRGLMMLTQNTAQAMGVSNRLDAKQSIMGGAKYLALIKSELDDDIEEPDRTWFALAAYNVGGGHLEDARKLAKKEGLNPNKWLDVKKMLPRLAQKQWYSKTRYGYARGGEPVHFVANIRRYYDILTWATQPQLEGDQAADSKLHIPGIDKTKPKEEPQL from the coding sequence ATGTTTTCTCTAACTGTATTCCGCCAGCGCTGCGCCAGATGGCTCTTCGCAACCGGACTCTTCCTGATGCTCGGTGCCTGCGTTGAAAAACCCAGCACCCTTGAGCGCGTAAAGGAGGACGGGGTACTGCGGGTGATCACCCGTAACAGCCCGGCGACCTATTTCGAGGATCGCAATGGCGAAACCGGCTTTGAATATGAGCTGGTGAAGCGCTTTGCCGACGATCTGGGGGTAGAGCTTAAAATCGAAACGGCTGACAACCTGGATGAAATGTTCAATCAGTTGAGCCAACCCGACGGCCCTGTTTTGGCTGCTGCCGGTCTGGTCAGCAGCGAGAAGCGCCTGCAACAAGCCAAGTTCTCCCACCCGTACCTTGAAGTCACGCCGCAGATCATCTATCGCAACGGGCAATCGCGTCCGACCTCCCCAGCCGATCTGGTTGGCAAACGCATCACCGTACTTAAAGGCAGCTCCCACGCCGAGCAGCTTGCCGAACTCAAGAAGCAATACCCCGGGATTGAATACGACGAGTCCGACGCTGTCGAAGTCGTTGACTTGCTGCGCATGGTCGATGAAGGCCAGATCGACCTCACACTCGTCGACTCCAACGAAGTGGCCATGAACCAGGTGTACTTCCCCAATGTTCGTGTGGCATTTGATCTGGGCGACGCACGCAGCCAGCGCTGGGCAGTTGCCGCAGGTGAAGACAACAGCCTGCTCAACGAGATCAATGCGTACCTGGACAAGGTCGAGAAGAACGGCACCCTGCAACGCCTCAAAGACCGCTATTACGGGCACGTGGATGTACTGGGCTACGTGGGTGCCTACACCTTCGCCCAGCACCTGCAGCAGCGTCTGCCCAAGTATGAAAAGTTCTTCAAGGATGCCGCAAAAAAAGAACAGATCGACTGGCGCCTGCTCGCAGCCATGGGCTACCAGGAATCATTGTGGCAGCCCACGGTAACGTCCAAGACCGGCGTTCGCGGACTGATGATGCTGACCCAGAACACTGCGCAAGCCATGGGCGTTTCCAACCGCCTGGATGCAAAGCAGAGCATCATGGGCGGCGCCAAATACCTCGCGCTGATCAAGAGCGAGCTGGACGATGACATTGAGGAGCCTGACCGCACGTGGTTTGCGCTGGCGGCCTACAACGTTGGCGGCGGACATCTGGAAGACGCACGCAAACTGGCCAAGAAAGAAGGCCTGAACCCGAACAAGTGGCTGGACGTGAAGAAGATGCTGCCTCGCCTTGCGCAGAAGCAGTGGTACAGCAAGACACGCTATGGCTACGCACGAGGCGGTGAGCCGGTGCATTTTGTGGCCAACATCCGTCGTTACTACGACATCCTGACATGGGCCACACAGCCGCAACTTGAAGGCGATCAGGCTGCTGACAGCAAGCTGCACATCCCCGGTATCGACAAGACCAAGCCCAAGGAAGAGCCACAGCTGTAG